One segment of Acidovorax sp. DW039 DNA contains the following:
- the purM gene encoding phosphoribosylformylglycinamidine cyclo-ligase: MSNSAATPTPLSYKDAGVDIDAGDALVERIKPLAKKTMREGVLAGIGGFGALFEVPKRYKEPVLVSGTDGVGTKLKLAFEWNMHDTVGIDLVAMSVNDVLVQGAEPLFFLDYFACGKLDVDTAAAVVGGIAKGCELSGCALIGGETAEMPGMYPAGEYDLAGFAVGAVEKSKILTGQNVQPGDVVLGLASHGVHSNGFSLVRKCIERAESAGTVPATLDGKPFKQAIMEPTRLYVKNVLAALAAHPIKALAHITGGGLLENIPRVLPEGTAAHLKKGSWPQTELFAWLQKTAGIDDIEMNRTFNNGIGMVVVVDAANAEATAATLRAAGEQVYTIGVIAPRGEGAAVVVA; the protein is encoded by the coding sequence ATGAGCAACTCTGCCGCTACCCCTACCCCCCTGTCCTACAAAGACGCTGGCGTTGACATCGACGCTGGCGACGCACTCGTCGAGCGCATCAAGCCCCTGGCCAAGAAAACCATGCGCGAAGGCGTGCTGGCAGGCATTGGCGGCTTTGGTGCCCTATTTGAAGTGCCCAAGCGCTACAAGGAACCCGTGCTGGTGAGCGGCACCGACGGCGTGGGCACCAAGCTCAAGCTGGCGTTTGAATGGAACATGCACGACACCGTGGGCATCGACCTGGTGGCCATGAGCGTGAACGATGTGCTGGTGCAAGGTGCCGAGCCCCTCTTCTTCCTCGACTACTTTGCCTGCGGCAAGCTGGACGTGGACACTGCCGCAGCGGTGGTGGGCGGTATCGCCAAGGGCTGCGAGCTGAGCGGCTGCGCCCTGATTGGTGGCGAAACGGCTGAAATGCCCGGCATGTACCCTGCGGGCGAATACGATCTGGCCGGTTTTGCCGTGGGCGCGGTCGAAAAATCCAAGATCCTGACCGGCCAGAACGTACAACCCGGCGATGTGGTGCTGGGCTTGGCCAGCCATGGCGTGCATTCCAACGGCTTCAGTCTGGTGCGCAAGTGCATCGAACGTGCAGAGTCCGCAGGCACCGTGCCCGCCACACTGGACGGCAAGCCTTTCAAGCAAGCCATCATGGAGCCCACCCGCCTGTATGTGAAGAACGTGCTGGCCGCGCTGGCCGCTCACCCCATCAAGGCACTGGCACACATCACCGGTGGCGGCCTGCTGGAGAACATTCCCCGCGTGCTGCCCGAAGGCACTGCCGCCCACCTCAAGAAGGGCAGCTGGCCACAGACCGAGCTGTTTGCCTGGTTGCAGAAAACCGCAGGCATCGACGATATCGAGATGAACCGCACGTTCAACAACGGCATCGGCATGGTGGTGGTGGTGGACGCAGCCAACGCTGAAGCGACAGCCGCCACCCTGCGCGCTGCAGGCGAGCAGGTCTACACCATCGGCGTGATCGCGCCACGCGGCGAAGGCGCCGCAGTCGTCGTAGCCTGA
- a CDS encoding permease — MAQHQPPALPPEPSTALTSYPPPPAPSPSLRWAPLSGVVLASYLLVAATLLLVMWRGLLPGLLCVCLGFLLTRALTGWITGALHRLKRPAGGQRTTPRAAEVTAAAIVMLMPLALLAIGLTHSRGYLVDAPQQYRELLNYMARTVLELRLKLPADMAAHLPEGAAEIQRFIASYLGAKAGALAMAGRAWLGSVLFAYVGLLIGSLAAVRQTKPSLGPLAQQLAVRITLFGEAFRQIVAAQFWIAAFNTLLTALFLLFVLPLWGMTLPYTPVLITFTFVAGLVPIVGNLLCNVVMTIVGLSVSPMAAAACLAFLILIHKAEYVINAKVVGQRTQMGVWELLSVMFVAEAVFGPAGLVAAPLFYAYLKKELVAARLV; from the coding sequence ATGGCGCAGCACCAGCCCCCCGCACTGCCTCCTGAGCCATCGACGGCACTCACCAGCTACCCGCCACCACCGGCCCCCTCCCCTTCGCTTCGCTGGGCACCGCTCTCAGGGGTGGTGCTGGCCAGCTATTTGCTGGTAGCGGCCACGTTGCTGCTGGTGATGTGGCGGGGACTGCTGCCCGGGTTGTTGTGCGTTTGCCTGGGTTTCTTGCTCACCCGTGCACTGACAGGGTGGATCACCGGGGCGCTGCACCGCTTGAAGCGACCCGCAGGAGGGCAGCGCACCACCCCACGCGCCGCCGAGGTAACCGCAGCCGCCATCGTGATGCTGATGCCTCTGGCTCTGTTGGCCATAGGGCTCACGCACTCCCGCGGCTATCTGGTCGATGCACCCCAGCAATACCGCGAGCTGCTGAACTACATGGCGCGCACGGTGCTGGAATTGCGCCTCAAGCTGCCTGCGGACATGGCGGCGCACCTTCCAGAAGGAGCGGCTGAAATCCAGCGCTTTATCGCCAGCTACCTGGGCGCCAAAGCCGGGGCACTGGCCATGGCGGGGCGCGCCTGGCTGGGCAGCGTGCTGTTTGCCTATGTGGGTCTGCTCATTGGCTCGCTGGCTGCCGTAAGGCAGACCAAGCCCTCTCTCGGGCCCCTGGCCCAACAACTCGCTGTGCGCATCACGCTGTTTGGCGAAGCCTTCCGCCAGATTGTGGCGGCACAGTTCTGGATTGCGGCCTTCAACACCTTGCTGACGGCGCTGTTCCTGCTGTTTGTGTTGCCACTGTGGGGCATGACACTGCCTTACACCCCCGTGCTGATCACCTTCACGTTTGTGGCGGGGCTGGTTCCCATTGTGGGCAACCTGCTGTGCAATGTGGTGATGACCATCGTGGGCCTGTCCGTGTCGCCCATGGCTGCCGCGGCTTGCCTGGCGTTTCTGATCCTCATCCACAAGGCGGAATACGTCATCAATGCCAAGGTGGTGGGGCAGCGCACACAGATGGGAGTGTGGGAGCTGCTGAGTGTGATGTTTGTGGCCGAAGCTGTCTTCGGGCCCGCAGGGCTTGTGGCAGCGCCCTTGTTCTACGCCTACCTCAAAAAAGAACTGGTGGCAGCCCGGCTGGTGTGA
- a CDS encoding isochorismatase family protein, producing the protein MNSCLIVIDVQESFRHRPFFNEAGLADYLAAQNALIEGCQARQIPVVRVFHADGPDNPENPFAQASGHVRPLQGLVHFEAAATFTKSRHSALVGTGLDVWLVRQGIGKIIISGIRTEQCCETTARHASDLGWKVDYVTEATHTWDMVQPDGQVLKAQDIKTRTATVLQGRFATLCTVAQALQT; encoded by the coding sequence ATGAATTCCTGTCTGATAGTGATCGATGTTCAAGAATCCTTCCGCCACCGCCCCTTTTTCAACGAGGCGGGTCTGGCGGATTACCTCGCCGCCCAGAATGCGCTGATCGAAGGCTGCCAAGCCAGGCAGATTCCGGTGGTACGGGTGTTTCATGCGGATGGGCCGGACAACCCTGAGAACCCCTTTGCGCAGGCCTCGGGCCATGTGCGCCCCCTGCAAGGACTTGTCCACTTTGAGGCAGCCGCCACTTTTACCAAATCACGCCACAGTGCCTTGGTAGGCACGGGCCTGGACGTGTGGCTTGTGCGCCAGGGCATTGGCAAGATCATCATCAGCGGCATCCGCACCGAGCAATGCTGCGAGACCACCGCACGGCACGCTTCGGACCTGGGCTGGAAGGTGGACTACGTGACCGAGGCCACCCACACCTGGGACATGGTGCAACCCGATGGGCAGGTACTGAAGGCGCAGGACATCAAGACGCGCACTGCCACTGTGCTGCAAGGCCGCTTTGCCACGCTGTGCACCGTGGCACAGGCACTGCAGACTTAA